A part of Cannabis sativa cultivar Pink pepper isolate KNU-18-1 chromosome 6, ASM2916894v1, whole genome shotgun sequence genomic DNA contains:
- the LOC115725435 gene encoding nuclear matrix constituent protein 1 isoform X1, giving the protein MFTPQRKAAEAALSLGPRLSADKGKAVAFLDGPPPPLGSLSETRVNMMLESDMGNLDDWRRFKEVGLLDEAVMVRKDHEALAEKVTKLESQLFDYQYNMGLLLIEKEDWASKFEELRQDLAETHEMLKREQSAHLIALSEAEKREENVRKALGAEKQCVFELEKALYEMHDEQAEIKLTSASKLAEADALANGMEEKFLEIEKKLQAADARLAEVNRKSTELKVRLEEVEARESVLHKEQQTLSAERETHKATFSKHQDDLQEWERRLQEREERLCKDRKILKEREEKANENERIHKRMEIELEELEKKIESCNLDIIQKEEDITKRLADLSSKEKEADSLRNVLEMKSKELHQLEEKLSLREKIEVQQLLDEHKAILDVKMKELDVEIEDRRKSLDRELSSKADALGMKEAEINHREEKLEKREHAFQEKSGRLKEKNKESEEKLKSIKEREKIMKAEEKKLEMEKQQMLADKESVQSLLAEVDKIKAENIQLELQICKERESLIVTDEERSQHVHLQLELKQEIENYRLQNELLLKEANDLKQEKENFEKEWEDLDEKRSKISKELRELHEEKENLTKLRHLEEERLNEEKRAIQEFKQREMENLKLENDRFAAKMTAEQLAISEKAQFEQRQMAQDFELQRRNLETDLRKEQEEMEKLLHERERAFRDETERELNNIKKLKEVAQKEMEEVRLERQRTKKQREELVLNKEQLKVNQLEIQNDIDQLGILSNKIKYQREELIKDRNQFLSFVDKLKNCKDGGDIGREFSLSDFHVPEVNHGDAVPLPNFDDELVEKSSDGLDLDLGSSMSGASMSWLKKCTSKIFKVSPSKKSENVVAPVSVELPPTAQEVNEPKVLDNDGGRGPGIPEDRQPYPSKISNFGVHTQKVQFGNVIEIDDGYAPDHSQLDSKVDEVPEDSLQSEVKSGLQKSGRRRKSALRRTRSVKAVVEEAKAFLGESLDEPGSNVVMQPSDSYNTNEESRGDSGHAMKGYSYPTRKRLRDQASNISESEQDAGDSEACSGSVSTTGRRGRKKQQSVASGLETPGNRYNFRRRKNVDSTNVDPKMTEEKEAVGSGMVDVAANPEVVSISSDVATKSTQTKQVVQVITTKTVEFAEEKVVRFKTTADADIDAEQARLGESTEIGNEVNETLKHGGEDESNDDYDEDEEELHPGEVSMGKKLWSFFTT; this is encoded by the exons ATGTTCACGCCACAGCGGAAAGCAGCGGAGGCAGCACTGTCTCTCGGGCCAAGGCTCAGCGCTGATAAGGGCAAAGCAGTGGCGTTTCTAGATGGTCCGCCACCACCATTGGGTTCATTGAGCGAGACCCGGGTTAATATGATGTTGGAGTCAGACATGGGGAATTTGGATGATTGGAGAAGGTTTAAGGAAGTGGGTTTGTTGGACGAGGCAGTTATGGTGAGGAAAGACCACGAAGCACTTGCTGAGAAAGTCACCAAGCTTGAATCCCAG CTCTTTGATTATCAGTATAACATGGGGCTCCTCCTGATTGAGAAGGAGGACTGGGCTTCAAAGTTTGAAGAACTAAGGCAAGATTTAGCAGAAACACATGAGATGCTGAAGCGTGAACAATCAGCTCATTTAATAGCATTATCTGAAGCTGAGAAGCGAGAAGAAAATGTGAGGAAAGCACTGGGTGCTGAGAAACAGTGTGTTTTTGAG CTTGAAAAGGCTTTGTATGAAATGCATGATGAGCAGGCTGAAATCAAGCTTACATCTGCTTCGAAGTTGGCAGAAGCAGATGCATTGGCAAATGGAATGGAAGAGAAGTTTTTGGAGATAGAAAAGAAGTTGCAAGCTGCAGATGCTAGGCTTGCTGAGGTGAACAGGAAGAGTACAGAGTTGAAGGTAAGGTTAGAAGAGGTGGAGGCTCGGGAAAGTGTGCTTCACAAGGAGCAGCAGACTTTAAGTGCAGA GCGGGAAACACACAAGGCAACTTTTAGTAAACATCAGGATGATTTGCAAGAGTGGGAGAGGAGACTACAAGAAAGGGAAGAGAGGCTCTGCAAAGATCGGAAGATCCTCAAGGAGAGAGAGGAAAAGGCAAATGAAAATGAGAGAATACATAAACGGATGGAGATTGAACTTGaagaattagaaaagaaaattgaGTCGTGTAACTTGGATATAATACAGAAAGAAGAAGATATAACGAAACGGCTAGCTGATTTGTCATCTAAAGAGAAA GAAGCTGATTCTTTGAGAAACGTTTTAGAGATGAAAAGCAAAGAATTGCATCAACTAGAAGAAAAGCTAAGTTTACGAGAAAAA ATTGAGGTACAACAGTTACTTGATGAACACAAAGCTATTCTTGATGTGAAAATGAAGGAGCTTGACGTGGAAATAGAAGATAGACGAAAGTCTCTTGACAGAGAGCTATCTTCCAAGGCAGATGCATTAGGAATGAAGGAAGCTGAAATAAACCACAGGGAAGAAAAGCTAGAAAAGAGAGAGCATGCATTTCAGGAGAAGTCTGGCAGGCTTAAGGAGAAAAACAAGGAATCAGAAGAGAAATTGAAATCTATAAAGGAGAGGGAAAAGATAATGAAAGCTGAGGAGAAAAAGCTGGAGATGGAGAAGCAGCAAATGCTTGCAGATAAAGAGAGTGTACAGAGTCTCTTAGCCGAAGTTGATAAGATAAAGGCTGAAAATATCCAGCTTGAGCTGCAAATTTGTAAAGAGAGGGAGAGCCTGATAGTAACTGACGAAGAGAGGTCGCAACATGTCCATTTGCAGTTAGAATTGAAACaagaaattgaaaattataGACTTCAGAATGAGTTGCTTTTAAAGGAAGCTAATGATCTAAAACAAGAGAAGGAGAATTTCGAGAAAGAATGGGAAGATTTGGATGAGAAAAGATCTAAAATTAGCAAAGAGCTCAGGGAACTACATGAGGAGAAGGAAAATCTGACAAAATTGCGACACCTGGAGGAGGAGAGATTGAATGAAGAGAAACGCGCAATTCAGGAATTTAAACAGCGGGAGATGGAAAACCTTAAACTGGAAAACGATCGGTTTGCAGCAAAAATGACGGCTGAGCAATTAGCAATATCTGAGAAAGCTCAATTTGAGCAGAGACAAATGGCTCAAGATTTTGAGTTGCAGAGAAGGAATCTTGAGACTGACTTGCGAAAGGAGCAGGAAGAAATGGAGAAGCTCCTTCATGAAAGGGAGAGAGCATTTAGGGATGAAACAGAAAGGGAGCTTAACAACATTAAGAAACTGAAAGAAGTTGCTCAGAAAGAAATGGAAGAAGTAAGGTTGGAAAGACAGAGAACCAAAAAGCAAAGAGAGGAGCTAGTGTTGAACAAGGAGCAATTGAAAGTGAACCAACTTGAAATACAAAATGATATAGATCAGCTTGGTATTCTTAGCAATAAGATCAAGTATCAGCGAGAAGAGCTGATCAAAGACAGGAATCAGTTTCTCTCTTTTGTTGACAAGCTCAAGAATTGCAAGGATGGTGGAGATATAGGAAGGGAATTTTCACTTTCTGATTTCCATGTACCTGAAGTGAATCATGGGGACGCTGTTCCTCTTCCGAACTTTGATGATGAACTTGTGGAGAAGTCATCAGATGGTTTAGATTTAGATTTGGGATCTTCTATGTCAGGGGCAAGCATGTCTTGGCTTAAAAAATGCACATCAAAGATTTTTAAGGTTTCACCAAGTAAAAAATCCGAAAATGTTGTTGCTCCAGTATCTGTGGAATTACCACCAACCGCCCAAGAAGTAAATGAGCCTAAAGTTCTCGACAATGATGGAGGAAGAGGGCCTGGTATTCCTGAAGATAGGCAGCCTTACCCttctaaaatttctaactttgGTGTTCATACTCAAAAGGTTCAATTTGGCAATGTCATAGAGATTGATGATGGGTATGCTCCAGATCATAGCCAATTGGACAGTAAGGTGGATGAAGTTCCAGAAGATTCTTTGCAATCAGAAGTGAAGAGTGGTCTTCAAAAATCTGGTAGGAGACGCAAATCTGCATTGCGTAGAACGCGATCAGTGAAGGCAGTTGTTGAAGAAGCAAAAGCTTTTCTTGGTGAGTCTCTAGATGAACCTGGATCAAATGTAGTAATGCAGCCTAGTGATTCTTACAATACAAATGAAGAAAGTCGTGGTGATTCGGGTCATGCTATGAAAGGATATAGTTACCCTACTAGGAAGCGTCTGCGTGATCAGGCATCTAATATTTCAGAAAGTGAACAAGATGCGGGTGATAGTGAAGCATGTTCCGGTAGTGTAAGTACTACTGGTCGTCGGGGCAGGAAGAAGCAGCAATCTGTTGCTTCTGGTTTAGAGACTCCTGGAAATCGATACAATTTCAGACGGCGCAAGAA TGTGGACTCAACCAATGTTGACCCGAAAATGACAGAAGAGAAAGAAGCTGTAGGCAGTGGTATGGTAGATGTAGCAGCGAATCCAGAAGTTGTCTCCATATCGTCGGACGTAGCCACGAAGAGCACCCAAACCAAACAAGTTGTGCAGGTGATCACAACGAAAACTGTGGAATTTGCTGAAGAGAAAGTTGTTCGG TTTAAAACTACAGCAGATGCTGATATAGATGCTGAGCAAGCAAGATTGGGTGAAAGTACAGAGATTGGCAATGAAGTAAATGAAACTTTAAAACACGGCGGTGAAGATGAGAGCAATGATGATTACGATGAAGACGAGGAGGAGCTGCATCCTGGTGAAGTTTCAATGGGGAAAAAGTTATGGAGTTTCTTCACAACATGA
- the LOC115725435 gene encoding nuclear matrix constituent protein 1 isoform X2, with protein sequence MRLQSVIFHAIESYLHELEKALYEMHDEQAEIKLTSASKLAEADALANGMEEKFLEIEKKLQAADARLAEVNRKSTELKVRLEEVEARESVLHKEQQTLSAERETHKATFSKHQDDLQEWERRLQEREERLCKDRKILKEREEKANENERIHKRMEIELEELEKKIESCNLDIIQKEEDITKRLADLSSKEKEADSLRNVLEMKSKELHQLEEKLSLREKIEVQQLLDEHKAILDVKMKELDVEIEDRRKSLDRELSSKADALGMKEAEINHREEKLEKREHAFQEKSGRLKEKNKESEEKLKSIKEREKIMKAEEKKLEMEKQQMLADKESVQSLLAEVDKIKAENIQLELQICKERESLIVTDEERSQHVHLQLELKQEIENYRLQNELLLKEANDLKQEKENFEKEWEDLDEKRSKISKELRELHEEKENLTKLRHLEEERLNEEKRAIQEFKQREMENLKLENDRFAAKMTAEQLAISEKAQFEQRQMAQDFELQRRNLETDLRKEQEEMEKLLHERERAFRDETERELNNIKKLKEVAQKEMEEVRLERQRTKKQREELVLNKEQLKVNQLEIQNDIDQLGILSNKIKYQREELIKDRNQFLSFVDKLKNCKDGGDIGREFSLSDFHVPEVNHGDAVPLPNFDDELVEKSSDGLDLDLGSSMSGASMSWLKKCTSKIFKVSPSKKSENVVAPVSVELPPTAQEVNEPKVLDNDGGRGPGIPEDRQPYPSKISNFGVHTQKVQFGNVIEIDDGYAPDHSQLDSKVDEVPEDSLQSEVKSGLQKSGRRRKSALRRTRSVKAVVEEAKAFLGESLDEPGSNVVMQPSDSYNTNEESRGDSGHAMKGYSYPTRKRLRDQASNISESEQDAGDSEACSGSVSTTGRRGRKKQQSVASGLETPGNRYNFRRRKNVDSTNVDPKMTEEKEAVGSGMVDVAANPEVVSISSDVATKSTQTKQVVQVITTKTVEFAEEKVVRFKTTADADIDAEQARLGESTEIGNEVNETLKHGGEDESNDDYDEDEEELHPGEVSMGKKLWSFFTT encoded by the exons ATGAGATTGCAGAGTGTCATCTTCCATGCAATAGAATCATATCTACATGAG CTTGAAAAGGCTTTGTATGAAATGCATGATGAGCAGGCTGAAATCAAGCTTACATCTGCTTCGAAGTTGGCAGAAGCAGATGCATTGGCAAATGGAATGGAAGAGAAGTTTTTGGAGATAGAAAAGAAGTTGCAAGCTGCAGATGCTAGGCTTGCTGAGGTGAACAGGAAGAGTACAGAGTTGAAGGTAAGGTTAGAAGAGGTGGAGGCTCGGGAAAGTGTGCTTCACAAGGAGCAGCAGACTTTAAGTGCAGA GCGGGAAACACACAAGGCAACTTTTAGTAAACATCAGGATGATTTGCAAGAGTGGGAGAGGAGACTACAAGAAAGGGAAGAGAGGCTCTGCAAAGATCGGAAGATCCTCAAGGAGAGAGAGGAAAAGGCAAATGAAAATGAGAGAATACATAAACGGATGGAGATTGAACTTGaagaattagaaaagaaaattgaGTCGTGTAACTTGGATATAATACAGAAAGAAGAAGATATAACGAAACGGCTAGCTGATTTGTCATCTAAAGAGAAA GAAGCTGATTCTTTGAGAAACGTTTTAGAGATGAAAAGCAAAGAATTGCATCAACTAGAAGAAAAGCTAAGTTTACGAGAAAAA ATTGAGGTACAACAGTTACTTGATGAACACAAAGCTATTCTTGATGTGAAAATGAAGGAGCTTGACGTGGAAATAGAAGATAGACGAAAGTCTCTTGACAGAGAGCTATCTTCCAAGGCAGATGCATTAGGAATGAAGGAAGCTGAAATAAACCACAGGGAAGAAAAGCTAGAAAAGAGAGAGCATGCATTTCAGGAGAAGTCTGGCAGGCTTAAGGAGAAAAACAAGGAATCAGAAGAGAAATTGAAATCTATAAAGGAGAGGGAAAAGATAATGAAAGCTGAGGAGAAAAAGCTGGAGATGGAGAAGCAGCAAATGCTTGCAGATAAAGAGAGTGTACAGAGTCTCTTAGCCGAAGTTGATAAGATAAAGGCTGAAAATATCCAGCTTGAGCTGCAAATTTGTAAAGAGAGGGAGAGCCTGATAGTAACTGACGAAGAGAGGTCGCAACATGTCCATTTGCAGTTAGAATTGAAACaagaaattgaaaattataGACTTCAGAATGAGTTGCTTTTAAAGGAAGCTAATGATCTAAAACAAGAGAAGGAGAATTTCGAGAAAGAATGGGAAGATTTGGATGAGAAAAGATCTAAAATTAGCAAAGAGCTCAGGGAACTACATGAGGAGAAGGAAAATCTGACAAAATTGCGACACCTGGAGGAGGAGAGATTGAATGAAGAGAAACGCGCAATTCAGGAATTTAAACAGCGGGAGATGGAAAACCTTAAACTGGAAAACGATCGGTTTGCAGCAAAAATGACGGCTGAGCAATTAGCAATATCTGAGAAAGCTCAATTTGAGCAGAGACAAATGGCTCAAGATTTTGAGTTGCAGAGAAGGAATCTTGAGACTGACTTGCGAAAGGAGCAGGAAGAAATGGAGAAGCTCCTTCATGAAAGGGAGAGAGCATTTAGGGATGAAACAGAAAGGGAGCTTAACAACATTAAGAAACTGAAAGAAGTTGCTCAGAAAGAAATGGAAGAAGTAAGGTTGGAAAGACAGAGAACCAAAAAGCAAAGAGAGGAGCTAGTGTTGAACAAGGAGCAATTGAAAGTGAACCAACTTGAAATACAAAATGATATAGATCAGCTTGGTATTCTTAGCAATAAGATCAAGTATCAGCGAGAAGAGCTGATCAAAGACAGGAATCAGTTTCTCTCTTTTGTTGACAAGCTCAAGAATTGCAAGGATGGTGGAGATATAGGAAGGGAATTTTCACTTTCTGATTTCCATGTACCTGAAGTGAATCATGGGGACGCTGTTCCTCTTCCGAACTTTGATGATGAACTTGTGGAGAAGTCATCAGATGGTTTAGATTTAGATTTGGGATCTTCTATGTCAGGGGCAAGCATGTCTTGGCTTAAAAAATGCACATCAAAGATTTTTAAGGTTTCACCAAGTAAAAAATCCGAAAATGTTGTTGCTCCAGTATCTGTGGAATTACCACCAACCGCCCAAGAAGTAAATGAGCCTAAAGTTCTCGACAATGATGGAGGAAGAGGGCCTGGTATTCCTGAAGATAGGCAGCCTTACCCttctaaaatttctaactttgGTGTTCATACTCAAAAGGTTCAATTTGGCAATGTCATAGAGATTGATGATGGGTATGCTCCAGATCATAGCCAATTGGACAGTAAGGTGGATGAAGTTCCAGAAGATTCTTTGCAATCAGAAGTGAAGAGTGGTCTTCAAAAATCTGGTAGGAGACGCAAATCTGCATTGCGTAGAACGCGATCAGTGAAGGCAGTTGTTGAAGAAGCAAAAGCTTTTCTTGGTGAGTCTCTAGATGAACCTGGATCAAATGTAGTAATGCAGCCTAGTGATTCTTACAATACAAATGAAGAAAGTCGTGGTGATTCGGGTCATGCTATGAAAGGATATAGTTACCCTACTAGGAAGCGTCTGCGTGATCAGGCATCTAATATTTCAGAAAGTGAACAAGATGCGGGTGATAGTGAAGCATGTTCCGGTAGTGTAAGTACTACTGGTCGTCGGGGCAGGAAGAAGCAGCAATCTGTTGCTTCTGGTTTAGAGACTCCTGGAAATCGATACAATTTCAGACGGCGCAAGAA TGTGGACTCAACCAATGTTGACCCGAAAATGACAGAAGAGAAAGAAGCTGTAGGCAGTGGTATGGTAGATGTAGCAGCGAATCCAGAAGTTGTCTCCATATCGTCGGACGTAGCCACGAAGAGCACCCAAACCAAACAAGTTGTGCAGGTGATCACAACGAAAACTGTGGAATTTGCTGAAGAGAAAGTTGTTCGG TTTAAAACTACAGCAGATGCTGATATAGATGCTGAGCAAGCAAGATTGGGTGAAAGTACAGAGATTGGCAATGAAGTAAATGAAACTTTAAAACACGGCGGTGAAGATGAGAGCAATGATGATTACGATGAAGACGAGGAGGAGCTGCATCCTGGTGAAGTTTCAATGGGGAAAAAGTTATGGAGTTTCTTCACAACATGA
- the LOC115724689 gene encoding protein CHLORORESPIRATORY REDUCTION 6, chloroplastic, with protein MAATFQYLIPLSPSLKQAISSLTPSISSKPMSDSMPSFPLKRQRPQVSVSVAFNPSGNYDLSMFDDEDDSPKVDPPMPPTKGRFEIVIDNDAITKLDLSPFQTVTGITSPSSAEPREFLERTIGFTINYTREDPNDLRELSEFPDIRLWFLRLDATYPWLPVLLDWRAGELARYAAMLVPHQMSMKMGVVFNPEALELFILNKVFIVYSWLKQHDVPKPRLKTSDMARMLGFGIGDELFDLIDKHPVLKS; from the exons ATGGCTGCTACTTTCCAATACTTAATTCCACTTTCACCTTCTCTAAAACAGGCCATTTCTTCTCTTACTCCATCTATTTCTTCCAAACCCATGTCAGATTCAATGCCTTCTTTCCCCTTAAAGCGACAGAGACCACAAGTTTCAGTCTCTGTTGCCTTTAATCCTTCTGGGAATTATGACCTCTCTATGTTTGATGATGAAGATG ACTCACCAAAAGTTGATCCTCCAATGCCACCAACTAAAGGGAGATTTGAAATAGTTATTGATAATGATGCTATAACCAAGCTTGACTTATCTCCATTTCAAACTGTAACTGGGATTACTTCTCCTTCTTCAG CGGAGCCAAGAGAGTTTCTTGAACGAACAATTGGGTTTACAATAAATTACACAAGAGAAGATCCAAATGACCTTAGAGAACTCTCAGAATTCCCTGATATAAGGCTTTGGTTCTTGAGACTTGATGCTACTTATCCTTGGCTACCGGTCTTGTTGGACTGGCGAGCCGGCGAGCTTGCTCGCTATGCTGCCATGTTGGTTCCACACCAG ATGAGTATGAAAATGGGAGTGGTGTTCAATCCTGAGGCATTGGAATTGTTCATCTTGAATAAAGTTTTCATAGTGTACTCATGGTTAAAGCAACATGATGTACCAAAGCCTAGATTGAAAACTAGTGACATGGCAAGGATGCTTGGATTTGGAATTGGTGATGAACTTTTCGACTTGATCGATAAACACCCAGTTTTGAAATCATAA